The genomic window CTGTTAGAGTTGGCGAGGTATGGAGCGCAAAACGGAGTTTCTGCCAGACTCGTGGCGAAGTTGGAGTATTTCAACCCAGCCGGAAGCGTCAAGGACCGCATCGCCAAGGCCATGATCGACGACGCGGAAGCCAAGGGTTTGCTGAAACCCAACGCGGTTATCATTGAGCCTACCAGCGGCAATACGGGCATCGGCTTGGCCGCCGTGGCCGCGGCCAGGGGGTATCGAATCATCCTGACTATGCCGGAGACCATGAGCGTGGAGCGTCGCAACCTTCTCAAAGCCTATGGGGCGGAGCTGGTGCTCACGGAGGGAGCCAAGGGCATGAAGGGGGCCATCGCCAAAGCTGATGAACTGGCGGCGTCCACGCCTGGCGGCTTCATACCGAGTCAGTTCACCAATCCAGCTAATCCTGCCATCCATCGGGAGACCACCGGTCCCGAGATCTGGGAGGACACTGACGGCCAAATCGACGTTTTTGTCTCTGGCATCGGTACGGGTGGCACAATCACGGGAGCGGGAGAGTTTCTGAAGTCGAAGAACCCGAAGCTACAGATCGTGGCCGTGGAGCCCGCGGGCTCTCCTGTGCTTTCCAAAGGGACGCCCGGCGCCCACAAGATCCAGGGGATTGGAGCAGGTTTCATTCCTGAGGTGTTGAGCACCTCCATCTACGACGAGATCATCGCCGTAGAGGACAAAGACGCCTTCAACGTAGGGCGAGAGATTGCCAGAACAGAGGGGCTTCTGGTGGGTATTTCATCGGGAGCAGCGCTCTGGGCCGCCACCCAGGTAGGCAAACGCTCTGGAAACGCTGGGAAGACGATTGTGGCGTTGCTGCCGGATACCGGGGAGCGTTACCTCTCAACGCCCATGTTCGCGGAGTGACTTAACGTTTTTTAAAAGAACGTTTTTTAAAGAATGAATCGAAACGCGATGATCGCTATGAGCGGCGGCGTGGATAGTTCTGTCGCTGCTCATTTAATGAAGGAGAACGGCTTCGATTGCGTTGGCGTCACAATGAAGCTGTTCTCTAATGAGAACATTGGGATCGACCGAGACGACGTCTGTTGTTCGCTGAAGGACACGGACGATGCTCGCGGTGTGGCTTATCGCTTGGGGATTCCTCACTATGTCTTCAATTTTTCAAAAGACTTCATCGAGCAGGTGATCCGAAGATTCGTGGAGGCTTACGAGAAGGGCCTCACTCCAAACCCTTGCATCGATTGTAATCGTTATATCAAGTTCGAAAAGCTCTTCCTGCGGGCCAAGGAGCTGGAGTACTCTTTCTTGGTGACGGGACACTATGCTCGAATCGAGAAGGACGGCGCGGAGGGGCGATTCCTTTTGTTGAAAGCCCTGGACGATACGAAGGACCAGAGTTACTTTCTCTACTCCATGACCCAGGAGCAGTTAGCCCATACACTGTTTCCTCTGGGAGGGCTTCGGAAGAAAGAGGTGCGGGAGATTGCTTTGGCCCAGGGCTTTCTCAACGCGCGAAAACGAGAGAGTCAGGATGTTTGTTTCGTCTCGAAGGAAAGCTACACGGACTTTATCAGACATTACAGAGGTAACCCCTCCAAGGAAGGAAACTTTGTAGACCTGGAGGGCAACGTCCTGGGGCGGCACAAGGGATTGATCTGTTATACCATCGGACAGAGGAAGGGCTTGGGCATCGCTTTTGCTCGTCCTCTTTATGTCTGTGCCAAAGACCCGGCGATGAACACGGTGACGCTGGGAGAAGATCAATTTTTGTACTCCAAGGTCCTGTTCGCTCACTCGCTCAACTGGATTTACACTCCGCCTTCATCGACGCTGAGGGTTCGAGCAAGGACTCGCTACAGACAGGTCGAACAGTGGGCTACGGTGGAGCGGACCGGAGAGGACACAATACGGGTTGAGTTCGACGAACCTCAACGCGCCATCGCCGCCGGCCAGGCGGTCGTTCTTTACGACGAGGATCGAGTTGTGGGGGGCGGAACGATTCTTTGACCTGTTTTTTTCTGTTTTTGACGATTGCTTCTAGAGTCTGGTAGATGATTCATACGCGTTTCAATAACTGCTGACGTTATAGCCGAAAACCAAGGCCGTGCGGTGGCTGTTAACCCAGTTATCCGAACGGTTGTGACCTTCTAGTTGTGACCTTCTAGTTGTAACCTTCTATGAAATACTATGCGAGAAATACTATGCGAAAAGTATCTGCTAGGTTATAAGTAGGTATGAGTACGCTGAAAGGATCGGAATGGTTGAACACCATGAACAGTCAAAATTTGTCCACGAAGCTGATACACACCGGCGACGGCCAGGTTTGTAAAGAGCTGGCGAAGACCGCGTCTGTCCCCGAAACGTTCCCTATCTACTTGACTTCTGTTTTCTCCTTCGACGACGTGCCGTCAGTGGACGCGATTTACGAGGGAGAGGCGGATGGCTATATCTACTCCAGATCGGCGAATCCCAACGCGGACGCGGTTTCTCGGATTCTAGCCGCAGCGGAGGGTGGAGAGAAGGCTCTCGTGTTCTCCTCCGGCATGGCCGCCATCACGACCTCAATCTTATCTTTCGTCAAGTCCGGAGATCACATAATCGCGTCCAACGTTCTCTATGGCGGCGTGTACGATTATTTAGCCAACGAGCTGCCTCGCTTTGGCGTGGAGGTCACCTTTGTCAATCTTCTGAGAGAGGATCTGGCTGCCAGCTTCCGCCCCAATACGAAACTACTCTACACAGAAACGATCAACAACCCCCTTATGGAGGTTCCCGACATCGCCGCGGCGGCGAAAACAGCACACGAGGGAGGAGCTCTGCTGTTGGTGGATAACACCTTCGCGACCCCTGTGCTGGTGAAACCTCTCTCGCTGGGGGCGGACGTGGTTTTGCACAGCGCCACCAAGTATCTGGGGGGGCACAGCGACATCACGGCCGGGGTCGCGGTGACCCGCGCCGAACTCGCCGAGACGATCAAAAGATTTCAAGTGCTGTACGGGGCCGTGCCAAGCCCGATGGATTGTTGGCTGCTGGCCAGAAGTTTGCGCACTCTTGAGCTGCGGGTGGAAAAACACTCGAAAAACGCTCTAGCCGTGGCGCGGTTCTTGGACTTCCATCCCAAGGTGGAAAAAGTGTTTTATCCTGGACTTCCTTCCTCTCCGTCGCATGAACGGGCAAAGCGTCAGTTCGCCCAGGAGCGCTACGGCGGAATGCTCAGCGCTGACGTGAAAGGCGGAGTGGCGGAGGCATCCGCCCTGATCAAGGCCTTGAGCATGATTTCTTTTGTTCCCAGCCTCGCCGGGACTGCCACCACAGTATCTTATCCAGTCAAGACGTCTCATCGCTTCTACGACAAAGAAGAGCTGGACAAAACTGGGATCGCGCAGGGACAGCTCCGCTTTTCTATCGGTCTGGAAGACGAAAACGACATTATCGAGGATTTTTCCCAGGCCTTGGAGAAAATTTAAAATTTGAATATAGGGAGCAGATTTTTTATGCCGGGAAGTGAGCGATCAGAGCTAAAGCGAAAAATCAAGCGTGAGGCCCAAAAGTTGGGGATGAACCTCGTGGGCGTGGCTAGCGTGGAGCGCTGGGAGGAGTACCGGGAAACGGACCAGGCTTTTTTCCCAACAGATATTTGGCCCTGGAGCCGTGTGGTGATCGTGATGGGTGTACAAATTTTCCTTCCCATGATCGAGACGACGCCCTCGGTAGTTTACTCCGAACTTTACAACACAACAAACCGGCTGCTGGACGAGGTCGCCTATCGACTCGCGAACTTCTTGAATACGTTGGGGCACAGGGCTTTCTTTTTCCCCAGGGACTGTTACGGCGACATCTCGGTGCTGGTCCGAAAACCGGAGGCTGCTTTCTCCCACGTTCTGGCGGGGAAGTATGCGGGGTTGGGTAGCATCGGCTTCAACCACACCCTCCTGACCCCGGAGTACGGCCCCCGAGTGAGACTTGTTTCAGTGCTCTCGGATGTAGAACTGCCACCGGACAAAGTGATCGAAAAAGATCTGTGCTTTCAATGCGGCGTCTGCAAAAAAAATTGCCCGGTGGGCGCTTTCACGACAATCCCCCGGGCAGTGGTAGCGGATATGAACAAGAATAAATGCGCGGAATATCATCAGAAGCTCAAAAACGAACTGCGCTACCCCTGCGGCGTTTGTACTATGGTCTGTCCCGTGGGCAGGGATCGCCAGATTTACGGGCATTCTTCCGTGACAAAGGAGGGCATTGCCCATTGTCAAAATTTCGGGTCGAAAAACGCCGTAGGAAAAAACGACTTAAAAAAATTGGCATAATGACAGAAACAAATTCCCGGCGTGTATTGAATGCCTCACCGGGAATTTTCTGAATAATTTGATCTGAATAATTCGATCTGAATAATTCGACTGGACATTTTCCCTGACGCTTGACACATCTGCTACAAGGGAAGGTTTTCTAAGACCAAGGAATACCGTTTAAATTTGGTTCAGGATATTCAATAACGGTTGAATCTCGCTGGTTATACGCAGTCGAACCGCGCTTTTATCCAGGCCAACGTCCTCTCCCCTTTCGGTCAAAACACCTTTTTTCCTGAGTTCGCTATACAAGTCGCCACCGATGCAAAAACGTTATAATTCCTAAGGCTTAAATTCGAGCACACCGAAAAACTACATAAAAATACTCCGCTTTCCATTCTGAGAATTCGTCTGAGAATTCGTCTTAAAACTCGTCTTAGAACTCGTCTTAGAACTCGGAAAGAATCTATCGGTTATCACTAACTTGATTCCTCTTCGTTCTGCTTGATAAGTCAGTTCTTGCCTGAACTCATAAAGATT from Synergistaceae bacterium includes these protein-coding regions:
- the mnmA gene encoding tRNA 2-thiouridine(34) synthase MnmA; the protein is MNRNAMIAMSGGVDSSVAAHLMKENGFDCVGVTMKLFSNENIGIDRDDVCCSLKDTDDARGVAYRLGIPHYVFNFSKDFIEQVIRRFVEAYEKGLTPNPCIDCNRYIKFEKLFLRAKELEYSFLVTGHYARIEKDGAEGRFLLLKALDDTKDQSYFLYSMTQEQLAHTLFPLGGLRKKEVREIALAQGFLNARKRESQDVCFVSKESYTDFIRHYRGNPSKEGNFVDLEGNVLGRHKGLICYTIGQRKGLGIAFARPLYVCAKDPAMNTVTLGEDQFLYSKVLFAHSLNWIYTPPSSTLRVRARTRYRQVEQWATVERTGEDTIRVEFDEPQRAIAAGQAVVLYDEDRVVGGGTIL
- a CDS encoding 4Fe-4S binding protein, whose protein sequence is MPGSERSELKRKIKREAQKLGMNLVGVASVERWEEYRETDQAFFPTDIWPWSRVVIVMGVQIFLPMIETTPSVVYSELYNTTNRLLDEVAYRLANFLNTLGHRAFFFPRDCYGDISVLVRKPEAAFSHVLAGKYAGLGSIGFNHTLLTPEYGPRVRLVSVLSDVELPPDKVIEKDLCFQCGVCKKNCPVGAFTTIPRAVVADMNKNKCAEYHQKLKNELRYPCGVCTMVCPVGRDRQIYGHSSVTKEGIAHCQNFGSKNAVGKNDLKKLA
- a CDS encoding aminotransferase class I/II-fold pyridoxal phosphate-dependent enzyme, which produces MSTLKGSEWLNTMNSQNLSTKLIHTGDGQVCKELAKTASVPETFPIYLTSVFSFDDVPSVDAIYEGEADGYIYSRSANPNADAVSRILAAAEGGEKALVFSSGMAAITTSILSFVKSGDHIIASNVLYGGVYDYLANELPRFGVEVTFVNLLREDLAASFRPNTKLLYTETINNPLMEVPDIAAAAKTAHEGGALLLVDNTFATPVLVKPLSLGADVVLHSATKYLGGHSDITAGVAVTRAELAETIKRFQVLYGAVPSPMDCWLLARSLRTLELRVEKHSKNALAVARFLDFHPKVEKVFYPGLPSSPSHERAKRQFAQERYGGMLSADVKGGVAEASALIKALSMISFVPSLAGTATTVSYPVKTSHRFYDKEELDKTGIAQGQLRFSIGLEDENDIIEDFSQALEKI
- the cysK gene encoding cysteine synthase A, encoding MPVYSKITDLIGQTPLLELARYGAQNGVSARLVAKLEYFNPAGSVKDRIAKAMIDDAEAKGLLKPNAVIIEPTSGNTGIGLAAVAAARGYRIILTMPETMSVERRNLLKAYGAELVLTEGAKGMKGAIAKADELAASTPGGFIPSQFTNPANPAIHRETTGPEIWEDTDGQIDVFVSGIGTGGTITGAGEFLKSKNPKLQIVAVEPAGSPVLSKGTPGAHKIQGIGAGFIPEVLSTSIYDEIIAVEDKDAFNVGREIARTEGLLVGISSGAALWAATQVGKRSGNAGKTIVALLPDTGERYLSTPMFAE